The following proteins are encoded in a genomic region of Oncorhynchus gorbuscha isolate QuinsamMale2020 ecotype Even-year linkage group LG11, OgorEven_v1.0, whole genome shotgun sequence:
- the LOC124048230 gene encoding delta-1-pyrroline-5-carboxylate synthase-like isoform X3, whose product MLLQRLSLRAGLPPSPRTQRTTIFPRLAKALTQVGLARANSNSFTHRGELRKAKRIVVKLGSAVVTRGDECGLALGRLASVVEQVAMLQNQGREMMIVTSGAVAFGKQRLRHEILLSQSVRQALHSGQNQIKDMSVPVLEARACAAAGQSGLMALYEAMFTQYSTCTAQVLVTNLDFHDDQKRRNLNSTLQELLRMNIVPIINTNDAVVPPPEPNSDLKGVNVISIKDNDSLAARLAVEMKADLLIALSDVEGLYDSPPGTDDAKLIDIFYPGDQLSITYGTKSRVGIGGMEAKVKAALWALQGGTSVVIANGTHPKVTGHVITDIVEGKKVGTFFSEVKPAGPTVEQQTEMARNSGRTLAALHPEQRGEIICHLANLLVEKKEEILAANKMDMDLAVNAGQLSSALLNRLSLSPGKLNSLAIGLRQIALASQDSVGRVLRRTRVAHNLELEQITVPIGVLLVIFEARPDCLPQVSALAIASGNALLAKGGKEAANTNRILHELTQEALDIHWVKEAVQLVSTREEVEDLCRLDEMIDLIIPRGSSQLVKNIQSAAKGIPVLGHSEGICHVYIDSEAAIDKVIKIVRDSKCDYPAACNAMETLLVHRDILRTPLFDQIIDMLRTEQVKIHAGPRFASNLTFSPSEVKSLRTEYGDLECCMEVVDSMQEAIDHIHRYGSSHTDVIVTENEDTAERFLQQLDSACVFWNVSSRFADGYRFGLGAEVGISTSRIHARGPVGLEGLLTTKWVLRGDGHTAADFSEQGTMEYLHENLPVTQPQPRQIAAQSEE is encoded by the exons ATGCTGTTACAGAGGCTGTCTCTTCGTGCCGGGCTTCCCCCGAGCCCCAGGACTCAACGCACCACCATCTTCCCTCGTCTAGCCAAAGCACTGACACAAG TGGGTCTGGCGCGTGCCAACAGTAACTCCTTCACCCACCGCGGGGAGCTCCGCAAGGCCAAGAGGATTGTGGTCAAGCTGGGCAGCGCCGTAGTCACCCGGGGTGATGAGTGCGGCCTGGCGCTGGGCAGGCTGGCCTCGGTAGTAGAGCAG GTGGCCATGCTACAGaaccaggggagagagatgatgatCGTCACCAGCGGAGCGGTGGCCTTCGGCAAGCAGAGACTGAGGCATGAGATCCTGCTGTCCCAGAGTGTCAGACAGGCCCTGCACTCTGGACAGAACCAGATCAAAGACATG TCAGTACCAGTTTTGGAGGCGCGGGCCTGTGCGGCAGCCGGACAGAGTGGTCTGATGGCCCTGTATGAGGCCATGTTCACCCAGTACAGCACATGCACTGCACAG GTCCTGGTCACCAACCTGGACTTCCATGACGACCAGAAGCGGCGGAACCTGAACAGCACGCTGCAGGAGCTGCTCCGCATGAACATCGTACCCATTATCAACACCAACGATGCCGTGGTGCCCCCGCCCGAGCCCAACAGCGACCTCAAGGGGGTAAAC GTCATCAGTATAAAGGACAATGACAGCCTGGCGGCACGCCTGGCCGTGGAGATGAAGGCAGACCTCCTCATTGCTCTCTCTGACGTAGAAG GACTGTACGACAGCCCTCCTGGAACGGATGACGCCAAACTCATTGACATCTTCTACCCTGGTGACCAGCTGTCGATCACCTACGGCACAAAATCCAGGGTGGGGATAGGAGGCATGGAGGCCAAG GTAAAGGCGGCCCTGTGGGCACTACAGGGGGGCACGTCGGTAGTCATTGCCAACGGCACCCACCCCAAGGTGACAGGCCACGTCATCACTGACATCGTGGAGGGCAAGAAAGTGGGCACCTTCTTCTCCGAGGTCAAACCTGCCG GCCCCACAgtggagcagcagactgagaTGGCCCGGAACTCTGGCAGGACCCTGGCAGCCCTTCATCCAGAACAG AGAGGTGAGATCATCTGTCACCTGGCAAACCTGCTGGTTGAGAAGAAGGAGGAGATCCTTGCTGCTAACAAGATGGACATGGACCTAGCAGTCAATGCAG GTCAGTTGTCGTCAGCCTTGCTGAACCGTCTGAGCCTGTCCCCGGGCAAGCTGAATAGCCTGGCTATAGGCCTGAGACAGATAGCCCTGGCCTCTCAGGACAGCGTGGGCAGAGTGCTGCGTAGGACCAGAGTAGCCCACAACTTAGAGCTAGAGCAGATCACTGTGCCCATAGGAGTACTGCTGGTCATCTTCGAGGCCCGCCCCGACTGCTTGCCACAG GTATCAGCTCTAGCCATAGCCAGCGGCAATGCTCTGCTGGCGAAGGGGGGCAAGGAAGCAGCCAACACCAACCGCATCTTACATGAGCTGACCCAGGAAGCACTGGATATCCACTGGGTCAAAGAGGCTGTACAGCTG GTGAGTACCcgtgaggaggtggaggacctGTGTAGACTAGATGAGATGATAGACCTGATCATCCCGCGAGGCTCATCCCAGCTGGTCAAGAACATTCAGAGCGCAGCCAAGGGCATCCCAGTTCTGGGCCACAGTGAAGGCATCTGCCACGTCTACATCGACTCGGAGGCCGCCATCGACAAGGTCATCAAGATCG TCAGAGACTCTAAATGTGACTATCCTGCGGCCTGCAATGCTATGGAAACACTGTTGGTTCACAGGGACATACTCAGGACTCCTTTGTTTGACCAGATCATAGACATGCTCCGCACCGAACAG GTGAAGATTCACGCTGGCCCCAGGTTTGCCTCCAACCTGACCTTCAGCCCGTCAGAGGTCAAGTCTCTGAGGACAGAGTACGGGGATCTGGAGTGCTGCATGGAGGTGGTGGACAGTATGCAGGAAGCTATAGACCATATCCACAGATATGGCAGCTCCCACACCGACGTCATTGTGACTGAAAACG AGGACACAGCGGAGCGGTTCCTGCAGCAGCTGGACAGTGCTTGTGTGTTCTGGAACGTCAGTTCGCGATTCGCAGACGGATACCGCTTCGGACTGG gTGCTGAGGTGGGCATCAGCACATCTCGTATCCATGCCCGGGGCCCCGTGGGCCTGGAGGGTCTCCTCACCACTAAGTGGGTCCTGAGAGGAGACGGCCACACTGCTGCAGACTTCTCTGAACAGGGCACCATGGAGTACCTCCACGAGAATTTGCCAGTCACACAGCCACAGCCCAGACAGATAGCTGCCCAGAGTGAGGAATGA
- the LOC124048230 gene encoding delta-1-pyrroline-5-carboxylate synthase-like isoform X1 — translation MLSRYHPVVAAESSGQLTMLLQRLSLRAGLPPSPRTQRTTIFPRLAKALTQVGLARANSNSFTHRGELRKAKRIVVKLGSAVVTRGDECGLALGRLASVVEQVAMLQNQGREMMIVTSGAVAFGKQRLRHEILLSQSVRQALHSGQNQIKDMSVPVLEARACAAAGQSGLMALYEAMFTQYSTCTAQVLVTNLDFHDDQKRRNLNSTLQELLRMNIVPIINTNDAVVPPPEPNSDLKGVNVISIKDNDSLAARLAVEMKADLLIALSDVEGLYDSPPGTDDAKLIDIFYPGDQLSITYGTKSRVGIGGMEAKVKAALWALQGGTSVVIANGTHPKVTGHVITDIVEGKKVGTFFSEVKPAGPTVEQQTEMARNSGRTLAALHPEQRGEIICHLANLLVEKKEEILAANKMDMDLAVNAGQLSSALLNRLSLSPGKLNSLAIGLRQIALASQDSVGRVLRRTRVAHNLELEQITVPIGVLLVIFEARPDCLPQVSALAIASGNALLAKGGKEAANTNRILHELTQEALDIHWVKEAVQLVSTREEVEDLCRLDEMIDLIIPRGSSQLVKNIQSAAKGIPVLGHSEGICHVYIDSEAAIDKVIKIVRDSKCDYPAACNAMETLLVHRDILRTPLFDQIIDMLRTEQVKIHAGPRFASNLTFSPSEVKSLRTEYGDLECCMEVVDSMQEAIDHIHRYGSSHTDVIVTENEDTAERFLQQLDSACVFWNVSSRFADGYRFGLGAEVGISTSRIHARGPVGLEGLLTTKWVLRGDGHTAADFSEQGTMEYLHENLPVTQPQPRQIAAQSEE, via the exons ATGCTAAGCAGGTATCACC ctGTTGTAGCGGCTGAAAGTTCGGGTCAGTTAACCATGCTGTTACAGAGGCTGTCTCTTCGTGCCGGGCTTCCCCCGAGCCCCAGGACTCAACGCACCACCATCTTCCCTCGTCTAGCCAAAGCACTGACACAAG TGGGTCTGGCGCGTGCCAACAGTAACTCCTTCACCCACCGCGGGGAGCTCCGCAAGGCCAAGAGGATTGTGGTCAAGCTGGGCAGCGCCGTAGTCACCCGGGGTGATGAGTGCGGCCTGGCGCTGGGCAGGCTGGCCTCGGTAGTAGAGCAG GTGGCCATGCTACAGaaccaggggagagagatgatgatCGTCACCAGCGGAGCGGTGGCCTTCGGCAAGCAGAGACTGAGGCATGAGATCCTGCTGTCCCAGAGTGTCAGACAGGCCCTGCACTCTGGACAGAACCAGATCAAAGACATG TCAGTACCAGTTTTGGAGGCGCGGGCCTGTGCGGCAGCCGGACAGAGTGGTCTGATGGCCCTGTATGAGGCCATGTTCACCCAGTACAGCACATGCACTGCACAG GTCCTGGTCACCAACCTGGACTTCCATGACGACCAGAAGCGGCGGAACCTGAACAGCACGCTGCAGGAGCTGCTCCGCATGAACATCGTACCCATTATCAACACCAACGATGCCGTGGTGCCCCCGCCCGAGCCCAACAGCGACCTCAAGGGGGTAAAC GTCATCAGTATAAAGGACAATGACAGCCTGGCGGCACGCCTGGCCGTGGAGATGAAGGCAGACCTCCTCATTGCTCTCTCTGACGTAGAAG GACTGTACGACAGCCCTCCTGGAACGGATGACGCCAAACTCATTGACATCTTCTACCCTGGTGACCAGCTGTCGATCACCTACGGCACAAAATCCAGGGTGGGGATAGGAGGCATGGAGGCCAAG GTAAAGGCGGCCCTGTGGGCACTACAGGGGGGCACGTCGGTAGTCATTGCCAACGGCACCCACCCCAAGGTGACAGGCCACGTCATCACTGACATCGTGGAGGGCAAGAAAGTGGGCACCTTCTTCTCCGAGGTCAAACCTGCCG GCCCCACAgtggagcagcagactgagaTGGCCCGGAACTCTGGCAGGACCCTGGCAGCCCTTCATCCAGAACAG AGAGGTGAGATCATCTGTCACCTGGCAAACCTGCTGGTTGAGAAGAAGGAGGAGATCCTTGCTGCTAACAAGATGGACATGGACCTAGCAGTCAATGCAG GTCAGTTGTCGTCAGCCTTGCTGAACCGTCTGAGCCTGTCCCCGGGCAAGCTGAATAGCCTGGCTATAGGCCTGAGACAGATAGCCCTGGCCTCTCAGGACAGCGTGGGCAGAGTGCTGCGTAGGACCAGAGTAGCCCACAACTTAGAGCTAGAGCAGATCACTGTGCCCATAGGAGTACTGCTGGTCATCTTCGAGGCCCGCCCCGACTGCTTGCCACAG GTATCAGCTCTAGCCATAGCCAGCGGCAATGCTCTGCTGGCGAAGGGGGGCAAGGAAGCAGCCAACACCAACCGCATCTTACATGAGCTGACCCAGGAAGCACTGGATATCCACTGGGTCAAAGAGGCTGTACAGCTG GTGAGTACCcgtgaggaggtggaggacctGTGTAGACTAGATGAGATGATAGACCTGATCATCCCGCGAGGCTCATCCCAGCTGGTCAAGAACATTCAGAGCGCAGCCAAGGGCATCCCAGTTCTGGGCCACAGTGAAGGCATCTGCCACGTCTACATCGACTCGGAGGCCGCCATCGACAAGGTCATCAAGATCG TCAGAGACTCTAAATGTGACTATCCTGCGGCCTGCAATGCTATGGAAACACTGTTGGTTCACAGGGACATACTCAGGACTCCTTTGTTTGACCAGATCATAGACATGCTCCGCACCGAACAG GTGAAGATTCACGCTGGCCCCAGGTTTGCCTCCAACCTGACCTTCAGCCCGTCAGAGGTCAAGTCTCTGAGGACAGAGTACGGGGATCTGGAGTGCTGCATGGAGGTGGTGGACAGTATGCAGGAAGCTATAGACCATATCCACAGATATGGCAGCTCCCACACCGACGTCATTGTGACTGAAAACG AGGACACAGCGGAGCGGTTCCTGCAGCAGCTGGACAGTGCTTGTGTGTTCTGGAACGTCAGTTCGCGATTCGCAGACGGATACCGCTTCGGACTGG gTGCTGAGGTGGGCATCAGCACATCTCGTATCCATGCCCGGGGCCCCGTGGGCCTGGAGGGTCTCCTCACCACTAAGTGGGTCCTGAGAGGAGACGGCCACACTGCTGCAGACTTCTCTGAACAGGGCACCATGGAGTACCTCCACGAGAATTTGCCAGTCACACAGCCACAGCCCAGACAGATAGCTGCCCAGAGTGAGGAATGA
- the LOC124048228 gene encoding gamma-crystallin M2-like: protein MSKIIFYEDKNFQGRHYECSNDCAEMHNHFSRCNSIKVDSGCWVAYEKPNYTGYQYMLNKGEYPDYQRWAGFNDCIRSCRMVPPYRGNYRMKIYERSEFRGQNMEMMEDCPDLHESFHSRDISSANVMEGYWILHEHPHYRGRQYFLRPGEYRRHSEWGSSSPTIGSLRRVTETP, encoded by the exons ATGAGCAAG ATTATATTCTACGAGGACAAGAACTTCCAGGGCCGCCACTATGAGTGCAGCAACGACTGTGCTGAGATGCACAACCACTTCAGCCGCTGTAACTCCATAAAGGTGGACAGTGGCTGTTGGGTGGCCTACGAGAAGCCCAACTACACTGGCTACCAGTACATGCTGAACAAGGGCGAGTACCCCGACTACCAGCGCTGGGCTGGTTTCAACGACTGCATCCGCTCCTGCCGTATGGTGCCCCCT TATCGAGGAAACTACAGGATGAAGATCTACGAGCGCTCTGAATTCAGGGGTCAGAACATGGAGATGATGGAGGACTGCCCCGACCTGCACGAGAGCTTCCACAGCCGCGACATCTCCTCCGCCAACGTCATGGAGGGTTACTGGATCCTCCACGAGCACCCCCACTACAGGGGTCGTCAGTACTTCCTTCGCCCTGGCGAGTACAGGAGGCACAGCGAGTGGGGAAGCTCCAGCCCCACCATCGGCTCCCTGAGACGTGTCACCGAGACCCCCTGA
- the LOC124048230 gene encoding delta-1-pyrroline-5-carboxylate synthase-like isoform X2: MLSRYHPVVAAESSGQLTMLLQRLSLRAGLPPSPRTQRTTIFPRLAKALTQVGLARANSNSFTHRGELRKAKRIVVKLGSAVVTRGDECGLALGRLASVVEQVAMLQNQGREMMIVTSGAVAFGKQRLRHEILLSQSVRQALHSGQNQIKDMSVPVLEARACAAAGQSGLMALYEAMFTQYSTCTAQVLVTNLDFHDDQKRRNLNSTLQELLRMNIVPIINTNDAVVPPPEPNSDLKGVISIKDNDSLAARLAVEMKADLLIALSDVEGLYDSPPGTDDAKLIDIFYPGDQLSITYGTKSRVGIGGMEAKVKAALWALQGGTSVVIANGTHPKVTGHVITDIVEGKKVGTFFSEVKPAGPTVEQQTEMARNSGRTLAALHPEQRGEIICHLANLLVEKKEEILAANKMDMDLAVNAGQLSSALLNRLSLSPGKLNSLAIGLRQIALASQDSVGRVLRRTRVAHNLELEQITVPIGVLLVIFEARPDCLPQVSALAIASGNALLAKGGKEAANTNRILHELTQEALDIHWVKEAVQLVSTREEVEDLCRLDEMIDLIIPRGSSQLVKNIQSAAKGIPVLGHSEGICHVYIDSEAAIDKVIKIVRDSKCDYPAACNAMETLLVHRDILRTPLFDQIIDMLRTEQVKIHAGPRFASNLTFSPSEVKSLRTEYGDLECCMEVVDSMQEAIDHIHRYGSSHTDVIVTENEDTAERFLQQLDSACVFWNVSSRFADGYRFGLGAEVGISTSRIHARGPVGLEGLLTTKWVLRGDGHTAADFSEQGTMEYLHENLPVTQPQPRQIAAQSEE; the protein is encoded by the exons ATGCTAAGCAGGTATCACC ctGTTGTAGCGGCTGAAAGTTCGGGTCAGTTAACCATGCTGTTACAGAGGCTGTCTCTTCGTGCCGGGCTTCCCCCGAGCCCCAGGACTCAACGCACCACCATCTTCCCTCGTCTAGCCAAAGCACTGACACAAG TGGGTCTGGCGCGTGCCAACAGTAACTCCTTCACCCACCGCGGGGAGCTCCGCAAGGCCAAGAGGATTGTGGTCAAGCTGGGCAGCGCCGTAGTCACCCGGGGTGATGAGTGCGGCCTGGCGCTGGGCAGGCTGGCCTCGGTAGTAGAGCAG GTGGCCATGCTACAGaaccaggggagagagatgatgatCGTCACCAGCGGAGCGGTGGCCTTCGGCAAGCAGAGACTGAGGCATGAGATCCTGCTGTCCCAGAGTGTCAGACAGGCCCTGCACTCTGGACAGAACCAGATCAAAGACATG TCAGTACCAGTTTTGGAGGCGCGGGCCTGTGCGGCAGCCGGACAGAGTGGTCTGATGGCCCTGTATGAGGCCATGTTCACCCAGTACAGCACATGCACTGCACAG GTCCTGGTCACCAACCTGGACTTCCATGACGACCAGAAGCGGCGGAACCTGAACAGCACGCTGCAGGAGCTGCTCCGCATGAACATCGTACCCATTATCAACACCAACGATGCCGTGGTGCCCCCGCCCGAGCCCAACAGCGACCTCAAGGGG GTCATCAGTATAAAGGACAATGACAGCCTGGCGGCACGCCTGGCCGTGGAGATGAAGGCAGACCTCCTCATTGCTCTCTCTGACGTAGAAG GACTGTACGACAGCCCTCCTGGAACGGATGACGCCAAACTCATTGACATCTTCTACCCTGGTGACCAGCTGTCGATCACCTACGGCACAAAATCCAGGGTGGGGATAGGAGGCATGGAGGCCAAG GTAAAGGCGGCCCTGTGGGCACTACAGGGGGGCACGTCGGTAGTCATTGCCAACGGCACCCACCCCAAGGTGACAGGCCACGTCATCACTGACATCGTGGAGGGCAAGAAAGTGGGCACCTTCTTCTCCGAGGTCAAACCTGCCG GCCCCACAgtggagcagcagactgagaTGGCCCGGAACTCTGGCAGGACCCTGGCAGCCCTTCATCCAGAACAG AGAGGTGAGATCATCTGTCACCTGGCAAACCTGCTGGTTGAGAAGAAGGAGGAGATCCTTGCTGCTAACAAGATGGACATGGACCTAGCAGTCAATGCAG GTCAGTTGTCGTCAGCCTTGCTGAACCGTCTGAGCCTGTCCCCGGGCAAGCTGAATAGCCTGGCTATAGGCCTGAGACAGATAGCCCTGGCCTCTCAGGACAGCGTGGGCAGAGTGCTGCGTAGGACCAGAGTAGCCCACAACTTAGAGCTAGAGCAGATCACTGTGCCCATAGGAGTACTGCTGGTCATCTTCGAGGCCCGCCCCGACTGCTTGCCACAG GTATCAGCTCTAGCCATAGCCAGCGGCAATGCTCTGCTGGCGAAGGGGGGCAAGGAAGCAGCCAACACCAACCGCATCTTACATGAGCTGACCCAGGAAGCACTGGATATCCACTGGGTCAAAGAGGCTGTACAGCTG GTGAGTACCcgtgaggaggtggaggacctGTGTAGACTAGATGAGATGATAGACCTGATCATCCCGCGAGGCTCATCCCAGCTGGTCAAGAACATTCAGAGCGCAGCCAAGGGCATCCCAGTTCTGGGCCACAGTGAAGGCATCTGCCACGTCTACATCGACTCGGAGGCCGCCATCGACAAGGTCATCAAGATCG TCAGAGACTCTAAATGTGACTATCCTGCGGCCTGCAATGCTATGGAAACACTGTTGGTTCACAGGGACATACTCAGGACTCCTTTGTTTGACCAGATCATAGACATGCTCCGCACCGAACAG GTGAAGATTCACGCTGGCCCCAGGTTTGCCTCCAACCTGACCTTCAGCCCGTCAGAGGTCAAGTCTCTGAGGACAGAGTACGGGGATCTGGAGTGCTGCATGGAGGTGGTGGACAGTATGCAGGAAGCTATAGACCATATCCACAGATATGGCAGCTCCCACACCGACGTCATTGTGACTGAAAACG AGGACACAGCGGAGCGGTTCCTGCAGCAGCTGGACAGTGCTTGTGTGTTCTGGAACGTCAGTTCGCGATTCGCAGACGGATACCGCTTCGGACTGG gTGCTGAGGTGGGCATCAGCACATCTCGTATCCATGCCCGGGGCCCCGTGGGCCTGGAGGGTCTCCTCACCACTAAGTGGGTCCTGAGAGGAGACGGCCACACTGCTGCAGACTTCTCTGAACAGGGCACCATGGAGTACCTCCACGAGAATTTGCCAGTCACACAGCCACAGCCCAGACAGATAGCTGCCCAGAGTGAGGAATGA
- the crygmxl2 gene encoding crystallin, gamma MX, like 2 — protein MGKIIFYEGHNFQGRHYECNSDCADTFRHFNCCNSIRVTGGHWVAYEKPNFNGYQYILNQGEYPDHHHWMGFNNCIRSCQMFPPYRGAYRMRIYNRPEMSGHMMEFMDDCPNVYERFRHRDIFSSNVMEGYWVFYEHPNYRGRQYFLRPGEYRACNDWACHNPMVGSFRRMRSGL, from the exons ATGGGAAAG ATAATCTTTTACGAAGGCCACAACTTCCAGGGTCGACACTATGAGTGCAACAGTGACTGTGCTGACACGTTCAGACACTTCAACTGCTGTAACTCTATCAGGGTGACCGGCGGTCACTGGGTGGCCTACGAGAAGCCCAACTTCAACGGCTACCAGTACATCCTGAACCAGGGAGAGTACCCTGACCACCACCACTGGATGGGCTTCAACAACTGCATCCGTTCCTGCCAGATGTTCCCCCCC TACAGAGGAGCCTACAGAATGAGAATCTACAACAGGCCTGAGATGTCTGGTCACATGATGGAGTTCATGGACGACTGCCCCAACGTGTATGAGCGTTTCCGCCACCGTGACATCTTCTCCTCCAATGTCATGGAAGGCTACTGGGTGTTCTACGAGCACCCCAACTACAGGGGTCGTCAGTACTTCCTCCGCCCCGGGGAGTACAGGGCCTGCAACGACTGGGCCTGCCACAACCCCATGGTGGGCTCCTTCAGGAGAATGAGGAGTGGCCTGTAA